The following are encoded in a window of Thiohalobacter sp. IOR34 genomic DNA:
- a CDS encoding sulfotransferase: protein MRLERFPQTEIRIRQWVKAYRRTSRLFRAWLMPWVGDIKPDFLGIGAPRAASTWLHNRLARHPQIYLPHEKELHYFDVEDARGGYRYRLDSPLHRRWYSLCFKAGHGCVKGDVTPAYSILPIDRIKEMAAYLPGVKIIYILRNPIERAWSVMRRRTWYGYGAKAGDTGLDYLVGLTHDEGILIRGDYRRNIEAWESVVPVERIHYMFFDDIQVDGDKELRRVCEFLGVDSELLPESKQGSKPVNFAPASNMPAVVRQALVRYYEKDREFLEQKFGRDLGYWYDA from the coding sequence ATGCGGCTCGAACGTTTCCCGCAAACTGAAATTAGGATCCGCCAGTGGGTTAAGGCTTACAGGCGAACATCGCGGCTCTTTCGTGCGTGGCTCATGCCATGGGTGGGTGATATAAAGCCCGATTTTTTGGGGATCGGGGCGCCGCGCGCGGCGTCCACCTGGCTTCATAATCGGCTGGCTCGCCATCCTCAGATTTACCTACCTCATGAAAAAGAATTGCATTACTTCGACGTCGAAGATGCGAGAGGTGGATACCGATACAGGCTGGATTCGCCGCTGCATCGGCGTTGGTATTCCCTGTGTTTTAAGGCAGGGCACGGTTGTGTGAAGGGGGATGTTACGCCGGCATATTCGATTCTGCCTATTGACCGTATAAAGGAGATGGCTGCCTATCTTCCTGGTGTGAAGATTATATACATTCTCAGAAATCCCATAGAACGAGCTTGGTCGGTGATGCGGCGCAGAACGTGGTATGGCTATGGCGCCAAGGCCGGCGATACTGGTCTTGACTATCTGGTTGGCTTGACGCACGACGAAGGCATTCTTATTCGCGGCGACTACCGCCGCAATATCGAGGCGTGGGAAAGTGTTGTCCCCGTCGAGCGTATTCACTATATGTTTTTTGACGACATTCAGGTTGACGGTGACAAGGAGCTGCGTCGCGTATGCGAATTTCTTGGGGTTGATTCAGAGTTGTTGCCCGAGAGCAAGCAGGGTAGTAAGCCGGTGAACTTTGCTCCAGCCTCTAATATGCCGGCTGTGGTCAGGCAGGCGCTGGTGCGTTACTACGAGAAGGATCGTGAATTCCTGGAACAAAAGTTTGGCAGGGATCTTGGGTACTGGTATGACGCATAG
- a CDS encoding O-antigen ligase family protein, producing MWLKGQRQARRVTADSGPSEALVGAAYDIGSQRHGLLFGIFCLWVLSLPFYRYSVVATYSIDNLLAPFLCLSAVFLPRLRDQAIVVRRVQILWAMLALYTLYGIAVLAKFAASPVFPREAVWNIVRDSFYFFAPALYIRDLRTLRIMKKLIVVVAVIGGLSAFLVALGVIRLPVERFAESRIGEGWLPKSIGLFSSYGDLSILYGFVAVLMVSHGREALGFLGSRVGKLGVWLALLLGLAGSQSRNMLFGTILALCAYWGWRRLQTATGKQRNAIIGLFLAGMVVLPGIMVAFGSDIVERISQMGGERAEHTAVERLESYSQALALLAVEPLGVSYETYRKWQPLIEHIHNMWLRLLLQGGPLAVAGVAGLIWLAFKGGSKQAAPPLLPVEPPLIIGAIVALFIAVEFYGGISSTMWLMLGTLISFNWVRMNSSTASPKDSAP from the coding sequence GTGTGGCTGAAGGGACAACGGCAGGCTAGGCGGGTCACGGCGGATTCTGGTCCCAGTGAGGCGCTGGTTGGTGCCGCTTATGATATCGGGTCGCAGAGGCATGGTTTGCTGTTCGGAATTTTCTGTCTTTGGGTTCTTTCTCTGCCCTTTTACCGCTATTCCGTCGTGGCGACCTACTCGATTGATAATCTGCTCGCGCCTTTTCTCTGTCTTTCCGCGGTGTTCCTGCCGCGTCTACGGGACCAGGCGATCGTCGTTCGGCGCGTCCAGATCCTTTGGGCCATGTTGGCTTTGTACACCCTGTACGGTATCGCCGTGCTTGCAAAATTTGCCGCCTCGCCGGTATTTCCCCGCGAAGCGGTATGGAACATAGTGCGGGACAGCTTCTACTTTTTTGCCCCGGCGCTCTATATACGGGATCTGAGGACACTCCGTATCATGAAAAAGCTGATCGTTGTCGTGGCGGTAATTGGCGGCTTGTCGGCATTCCTGGTAGCGCTGGGGGTGATACGGCTGCCAGTGGAACGATTTGCGGAGAGCAGGATTGGCGAGGGGTGGCTCCCGAAATCGATCGGGCTGTTCAGCAGTTATGGTGACCTGTCGATCCTTTACGGCTTTGTTGCCGTGTTGATGGTCTCGCATGGCCGCGAGGCGTTGGGGTTTCTTGGGTCCCGCGTCGGAAAACTGGGGGTCTGGCTTGCGCTGTTGCTCGGGCTGGCGGGCTCGCAGTCCCGTAATATGTTGTTTGGTACTATCCTGGCATTGTGCGCGTATTGGGGGTGGCGGCGACTGCAGACCGCCACGGGTAAACAAAGAAATGCCATTATTGGCCTGTTTTTGGCTGGAATGGTTGTTCTCCCCGGAATTATGGTGGCGTTCGGGTCCGATATCGTCGAGCGGATCAGCCAGATGGGCGGTGAGCGAGCCGAGCATACTGCCGTCGAGAGGCTAGAATCATATTCTCAGGCACTTGCCTTGCTGGCGGTGGAGCCGCTTGGTGTCAGTTACGAGACGTATCGGAAATGGCAACCGCTGATAGAACATATCCATAACATGTGGTTAAGACTGCTTCTTCAAGGCGGGCCGCTCGCAGTAGCTGGAGTTGCCGGTCTGATATGGCTTGCGTTCAAAGGGGGTAGCAAACAGGCAGCTCCGCCTTTGTTACCGGTAGAGCCGCCGCTGATTATCGGCGCCATTGTCGCCCTTTTTATTGCCGTAGAATTTTATGGGGGTATCAGCAGCACGATGTGGTTGATGCTGGGAACCTTGATCAGCTTTAACTGGGTCAGAATGAACAGCTCCACCGCCAGCCCGAAGGACAGCGCGCCATGA
- a CDS encoding bifunctional sulfate adenylyltransferase/adenylylsulfate kinase codes for MEFFVPPHGGKLVDLRVAADEAERLKNASKDFPSLTLSQRQVCDLELLMNGGLSPLTGFMDQAGYEAVLEGMRLPDGTLWPVPIVLDVASKFAEKLEKGQKIALRDGEGFMPAVLTVEDIWQPDKRHEAERIYGTTSEAHPGVRYLYEQVGDTYISGSIEGIQAPVHYDFESLWDTPEELRHLFRKMGWRRVVALQTSKPMHRLQRDMTLQAAKEIGGHILLHPTVGMTKPGDLHYYARVHCYQAIRRHFPHNLALLSLLPLAMRMAGPREALWHGIVHQNFGCSHFIVGPDHASPPINGGDGEGFYAKYAAQELVADKAADLDIEMVPVEEMKYSAKRGRYLPVSELRREGEEGVDLSETELKARLQKGEEIPEWFTYPEVVRELRKVCPPRSRQGLTLFFTGLSGAGKSTLAKIIYSKLIEAGGRPVTLLDGDIVRLHLSSELGFSREHRNLNVRRIGFVASEITKNGGIAICAPIAPYAEMRRAVRDMIEQHGSFIEIHVATPLETCEARDRKGLYAKARQGLIPEFTGISDPYEEPENPELRVDTTGMNPMEAAQEIYLYLLREGYLDSVS; via the coding sequence ATGGAGTTTTTCGTACCGCCGCACGGCGGCAAGCTGGTGGATCTGCGGGTCGCTGCCGACGAGGCCGAGCGGCTCAAGAACGCATCCAAGGATTTTCCCTCCCTGACCCTCAGTCAGCGCCAGGTCTGTGACCTGGAGCTGCTGATGAACGGCGGCCTCTCGCCGCTGACCGGGTTCATGGATCAGGCCGGCTACGAGGCCGTGCTGGAGGGCATGCGGCTGCCGGATGGGACGCTGTGGCCTGTGCCGATCGTCCTCGATGTGGCATCGAAATTTGCCGAAAAACTGGAAAAAGGCCAGAAAATCGCGCTGCGTGACGGCGAGGGTTTCATGCCGGCGGTGCTCACCGTCGAGGATATCTGGCAGCCGGACAAGCGCCATGAGGCCGAACGCATCTATGGCACGACCTCCGAGGCCCATCCGGGCGTGCGCTACCTCTACGAGCAGGTCGGCGATACCTATATAAGCGGTTCCATCGAGGGCATCCAGGCGCCCGTGCACTACGACTTCGAGAGCCTGTGGGACACCCCGGAGGAGCTGCGCCACCTGTTTCGCAAGATGGGCTGGCGCCGGGTGGTCGCGCTGCAGACCAGCAAACCCATGCACCGCCTGCAGCGCGACATGACCCTCCAGGCGGCCAAGGAGATCGGCGGCCACATCCTGCTGCACCCCACGGTGGGCATGACCAAGCCGGGCGACCTGCACTACTACGCCCGGGTGCACTGCTACCAGGCGATCCGCCGCCACTTCCCGCACAACCTGGCGCTGCTCTCCCTGCTGCCGCTGGCCATGCGCATGGCCGGCCCGCGCGAGGCGCTGTGGCACGGCATCGTCCACCAGAACTTCGGCTGCTCGCACTTCATCGTCGGCCCGGACCACGCTTCGCCCCCCATAAACGGCGGCGACGGCGAGGGCTTCTATGCCAAGTACGCCGCCCAGGAACTGGTCGCCGACAAGGCCGCCGATCTGGATATCGAGATGGTCCCGGTCGAGGAGATGAAATACTCCGCCAAGCGTGGCCGTTACCTGCCCGTCTCGGAACTGCGGCGGGAAGGCGAGGAGGGCGTCGACCTGAGCGAAACGGAACTCAAGGCCCGGCTGCAGAAGGGCGAGGAGATCCCCGAGTGGTTCACCTATCCGGAGGTCGTCCGCGAGCTGCGCAAGGTCTGCCCGCCGCGCAGCCGCCAGGGCCTGACCCTGTTCTTCACCGGCCTGTCCGGGGCGGGCAAGTCGACCCTGGCCAAAATCATCTACTCCAAGCTGATCGAGGCCGGCGGCCGCCCTGTCACCCTGCTGGACGGCGACATCGTGCGCCTGCACCTGTCCAGCGAGCTGGGTTTCTCCAGGGAGCACCGCAATCTCAACGTGCGCCGCATCGGCTTCGTCGCCAGCGAAATCACCAAGAACGGCGGCATCGCCATCTGCGCGCCCATCGCCCCCTACGCCGAGATGCGCCGCGCAGTGCGCGACATGATCGAGCAGCACGGCAGCTTTATCGAGATCCACGTCGCCACGCCACTGGAAACCTGTGAAGCGCGCGATCGCAAGGGTCTTTATGCAAAAGCGCGTCAGGGTTTGATCCCGGAATTCACCGGTATCAGTGATCCTTACGAAGAACCCGAGAACCCCGAACTACGCGTAGACACCACCGGTATGAACCCAATGGAGGCCGCGCAGGAGATCTACCTCTATTTGTTGCGTGAAGGCTACTTGGACTCCGTCAGCTAG
- a CDS encoding sulfotransferase domain-containing protein codes for MTRLNEARTHFVTVSTQRSGSTWLTDLLNSHPDIASYTELFLRKGEGTPDWGKYKDQVYWQTYRRGLRGIERLIRPVGVFRYLDEVFAAHPEKRAIGLKLMYSQIVQWPETLWYIRRRRLRIIHLIRRNVLDIVLSSMAKKARKVAHAEQGGEFQRVKLHVDPKLLLQQLRRRERDQRLFGIVLGRLGVPVFSVVYEDIAADEGGLGNCLEFLGCPPRSLASRMEKLNPANHDELIENCGDIEAALTGTPYRTMLRTGEG; via the coding sequence ATGACGCGGCTGAATGAGGCAAGAACGCACTTTGTCACGGTTTCCACGCAACGCAGCGGGTCCACGTGGCTGACAGATTTGCTGAACAGTCATCCGGATATAGCAAGCTATACGGAGCTGTTTCTCCGCAAGGGTGAAGGCACGCCCGACTGGGGCAAGTACAAGGATCAGGTATATTGGCAGACTTACCGGAGGGGTCTGCGCGGGATCGAGCGTCTTATCCGGCCGGTTGGGGTTTTTCGTTATCTTGACGAGGTCTTCGCTGCCCACCCGGAAAAGCGGGCCATAGGGTTGAAGTTGATGTACAGCCAGATTGTGCAGTGGCCGGAAACGCTGTGGTATATCCGCCGGCGCCGGCTTCGGATCATCCATCTGATTCGCAGGAATGTGCTCGATATTGTGTTGTCGAGCATGGCCAAGAAGGCGAGAAAAGTGGCGCATGCCGAGCAAGGAGGAGAGTTCCAGCGAGTAAAACTTCATGTGGACCCCAAGTTGCTGCTACAACAATTGAGGCGGCGCGAGAGGGACCAACGCCTGTTCGGTATCGTGCTAGGGCGTCTCGGGGTCCCGGTCTTTTCCGTTGTTTACGAGGATATCGCTGCCGACGAGGGTGGTCTTGGGAATTGTCTTGAATTTCTCGGCTGTCCGCCAAGATCGCTTGCCTCCCGGATGGAGAAGCTCAACCCGGCAAATCATGACGAGCTGATAGAGAATTGTGGAGACATTGAGGCGGCTCTGACTGGTACTCCCTATCGGACGATGTTGCGGACAGGGGAGGGCTGA
- a CDS encoding DUF433 domain-containing protein, whose amino-acid sequence MSHLDRITIDPEICGGRPCIRGLRIRVSDILDMLAGGVSREEILQDYPYLEADDITAALEFAARQTDHPVVRVA is encoded by the coding sequence ATGAGCCATCTTGATCGAATCACCATCGATCCAGAAATCTGTGGTGGTCGACCCTGCATTCGCGGATTGCGTATCCGGGTGTCCGACATCCTGGATATGCTGGCGGGTGGTGTCTCACGCGAGGAAATCCTGCAGGATTACCCCTACCTCGAAGCGGACGACATCACCGCCGCGCTGGAGTTTGCGGCCCGCCAGACCGACCATCCTGTGGTGCGCGTGGCCTGA
- a CDS encoding DUF5615 family PIN-like protein, with product MRFLIDAQLPPGLARYIASCGHEAEHVHDIGMGSAPDREIWDHAVHINAVLVTKDDDFVTLKSMGKDGPPVVWVRLGNTTNRELLAHMDRYFEVIIDLLQKGEDLVELGS from the coding sequence GTGCGCTTCCTCATTGACGCGCAACTACCACCTGGACTCGCACGTTACATCGCCTCATGTGGTCACGAGGCGGAGCATGTTCACGATATCGGCATGGGATCGGCCCCGGACCGGGAGATCTGGGATCATGCCGTGCACATCAATGCCGTCCTGGTGACCAAGGATGACGATTTCGTGACCCTTAAATCGATGGGGAAAGATGGGCCGCCAGTCGTATGGGTTCGCCTGGGGAACACGACCAACCGGGAACTGCTCGCCCACATGGACCGCTATTTCGAGGTGATCATCGACCTCTTGCAAAAGGGGGAAGATCTGGTCGAGCTGGGTTCCTAG
- a CDS encoding lipopolysaccharide biosynthesis protein — MTGTSSDSPNVESLSAVTTGRAARRRSVGSRLLSGGLWMVFGRGIQALCGMLVTALLARMLAPEDMATYFILASIALLGSTLAQFGTHHSIVRLVAAGMAIGDEAGVRRSLRGILVIAALGALVVSGGYVLGGGSLLAEHVFGSGQVAAFAGLTALWIVAREGQMLLSKAFRGFHDFARAAVYEGAQTQFFTALLLGGLWLAVGQVSLQTALGIGLAAFGLTLLTGGWLLWRDHWSRLAPARGLALGPVLRLSAPLFVSSFSILALGETHLWLLGALAGADQVAIYGAAYRLMQLVALPISLVNHVIPPMIAELHAQGKRGELERMLRSTATLAAVPALALLSLVILFSGEVLRILYGEYFAAGAWVLVIMAAGQAVNVLTGSPGNVLAMCDQQGLLMRAAVGGGLVGVVMSLALVQTHGAAGVALGYASGLALQNLLMALFARRVLGITTFAGVGYIRDSWFWLRGELVRRAHRVPLFYRLERLLRPLEDLACALLRVRVVECMGDSHCNIFPVVNRTGCMPGVYFRATVVQGATAYGLANLNSRTGAARIFGEWLSRMPRHRPLLFLLGEVDVGYRAWKKAEQAGVTAREVIEESLLRYFEFMELCQARGHRVALVTIPLPSVRDSDAAAMDVQRPGLSASQWERTRLSLEFNAALRRWAADHDAYLVDLDEALLDPDTGTLRKEYYKGKRGGNRLEPQAFARLICRILSGQGFMRWLDGAARKAGGENDAAE; from the coding sequence ATGACCGGGACGAGCAGCGACAGCCCCAATGTTGAAAGCCTGTCGGCGGTGACGACAGGGCGCGCGGCGCGCCGCCGCTCGGTCGGTTCACGCCTGCTTTCCGGCGGACTCTGGATGGTGTTCGGGCGCGGCATCCAGGCATTGTGCGGGATGCTGGTAACGGCGCTGCTCGCCCGCATGCTTGCTCCGGAGGACATGGCCACCTATTTCATCCTTGCAAGTATTGCGCTGCTTGGCTCGACGCTCGCGCAGTTCGGCACCCATCACTCAATCGTGCGGCTGGTCGCCGCGGGCATGGCCATCGGAGACGAGGCCGGGGTCAGGCGGTCGCTGCGCGGGATTCTGGTGATCGCTGCGCTTGGGGCACTGGTGGTGTCCGGCGGTTATGTGTTGGGGGGCGGCTCGCTGCTGGCCGAGCATGTCTTTGGTTCCGGGCAAGTGGCGGCGTTCGCGGGCCTGACCGCGTTGTGGATAGTCGCGCGTGAAGGCCAGATGCTGCTGTCCAAGGCGTTTCGCGGATTTCACGATTTTGCACGGGCCGCGGTGTACGAGGGGGCGCAGACCCAGTTTTTCACGGCCCTGCTGCTGGGAGGGCTGTGGCTGGCCGTTGGACAGGTCAGCCTGCAGACAGCCTTGGGGATCGGCTTGGCCGCTTTCGGCCTGACCCTCCTGACCGGCGGCTGGCTGCTGTGGCGCGACCACTGGTCCAGGCTGGCGCCGGCGCGCGGCCTGGCGCTCGGTCCGGTGCTGCGTTTGAGCGCGCCCCTGTTTGTGTCCAGCTTTTCCATTCTCGCCCTCGGCGAGACGCATCTTTGGCTGCTGGGCGCGCTGGCCGGGGCCGACCAGGTGGCGATCTATGGGGCGGCGTACCGGCTGATGCAGCTCGTGGCCCTGCCGATCAGCCTGGTAAACCACGTCATCCCGCCCATGATCGCCGAGCTGCATGCCCAGGGAAAAAGGGGGGAGCTTGAACGCATGTTGCGTTCGACTGCGACCCTGGCCGCGGTGCCCGCGCTGGCGCTGCTGTCCCTCGTGATCCTGTTCAGTGGCGAGGTGCTGCGCATCCTCTATGGGGAGTATTTCGCCGCCGGCGCCTGGGTGCTGGTCATCATGGCGGCCGGGCAAGCCGTCAATGTGCTCACCGGATCGCCGGGCAATGTGCTGGCGATGTGCGATCAGCAGGGGCTGTTGATGCGTGCCGCCGTGGGCGGCGGGCTCGTCGGCGTGGTGATGAGCCTGGCGCTGGTTCAGACCCATGGCGCGGCGGGCGTGGCCCTGGGCTACGCCTCCGGCCTGGCGCTGCAGAACCTCCTCATGGCGCTGTTTGCCCGGCGTGTGCTCGGCATTACCACCTTTGCCGGCGTGGGCTACATCCGGGATTCTTGGTTCTGGCTGCGCGGCGAACTGGTGCGGCGCGCGCACCGGGTGCCACTGTTCTACCGCCTGGAGCGGCTGCTGCGACCGCTTGAAGACTTGGCCTGCGCCTTGCTGCGGGTGCGGGTCGTCGAATGCATGGGGGATTCCCACTGCAACATATTCCCGGTCGTCAACCGCACCGGCTGCATGCCGGGTGTCTATTTCCGGGCCACGGTGGTGCAAGGGGCCACGGCCTACGGGCTGGCCAACCTCAATTCGCGTACCGGCGCTGCGAGGATTTTCGGGGAGTGGCTGTCCCGGATGCCTCGGCACAGGCCGTTGCTCTTCCTGCTGGGCGAGGTCGATGTGGGATATAGGGCCTGGAAAAAGGCGGAGCAGGCGGGAGTGACCGCCCGGGAGGTTATCGAAGAATCCTTGCTGCGTTACTTCGAGTTTATGGAATTATGCCAGGCTCGGGGGCATCGCGTGGCCCTGGTCACCATACCGCTCCCGTCTGTGCGCGACAGCGACGCGGCTGCGATGGACGTGCAAAGGCCGGGGCTCAGTGCCTCCCAGTGGGAACGAACCCGGCTGTCCCTCGAATTTAACGCCGCTCTGCGCCGCTGGGCGGCGGACCATGATGCCTATCTCGTGGATCTGGATGAGGCGCTCTTGGATCCGGATACCGGCACCTTGCGTAAGGAATATTACAAGGGCAAACGGGGTGGCAATCGTCTTGAGCCTCAGGCGTTTGCCCGCCTTATTTGCCGTATCCTTTCCGGGCAAGGATTCATGCGCTGGCTCGACGGCGCCGCACGCAAGGCGGGGGGGGAGAATGACGCGGCTGAATGA
- a CDS encoding sulfotransferase, whose protein sequence is MIPLFLFSLPRSGSTLLQRVLSGHSQIATTSEPWVLLPLYVPFENGLCQARYSQQTLENAIADLCGVLPRGMDSYHAAVRAFAEKLYSELTGHDTRYFLDKTPRYHLVAHHIVEGFPDAKFLLLWRNPLATLGSRIHSYGGVWRLSNYRIDLFDGLANLVRVQERYGERIHVVQYENLLRDPDSVLEGIFEYLGLDFEPGLVESFSEIRLGGRMGDKSGVKNYTRMAQEPLEKWRTTLASPLRRMWCRRYLEWVGDYRLGVMGYQRSELLRELGEVAGSWRDVPGDAMRLAYSLLRDRRGYRLS, encoded by the coding sequence ATGATCCCTCTTTTCCTGTTCTCCCTGCCACGTTCGGGTTCGACTCTGCTCCAGAGGGTGCTGTCCGGGCATTCGCAGATCGCCACAACGTCGGAGCCGTGGGTATTGTTGCCATTGTATGTGCCATTCGAGAACGGCTTATGCCAAGCACGTTATTCGCAGCAAACATTGGAGAATGCTATCGCAGATCTCTGTGGCGTGCTTCCGAGGGGAATGGACAGTTACCATGCGGCCGTCCGCGCCTTTGCGGAGAAGCTGTATAGTGAGCTGACCGGCCACGACACCCGGTACTTCCTGGATAAGACGCCTCGTTACCACCTTGTCGCGCATCATATCGTTGAGGGGTTCCCGGATGCCAAGTTCCTTCTTCTTTGGAGGAATCCGCTGGCGACGCTTGGGTCCAGGATTCACAGCTACGGAGGTGTCTGGCGGCTTTCTAATTACAGGATCGATCTGTTCGACGGGCTGGCAAATCTCGTGCGTGTGCAAGAGCGATATGGTGAGAGGATCCATGTCGTTCAATATGAAAATCTGCTCCGCGATCCGGATAGCGTTCTTGAAGGTATCTTCGAGTATTTGGGGTTGGATTTCGAGCCGGGACTGGTGGAGTCCTTTTCGGAAATTCGCCTTGGTGGGCGCATGGGCGACAAGAGCGGCGTGAAGAATTATACAAGGATGGCGCAGGAGCCTCTGGAAAAATGGCGAACGACGTTGGCATCGCCGCTGAGGAGGATGTGGTGTCGACGCTACCTCGAATGGGTCGGCGACTACCGTCTCGGTGTCATGGGCTACCAGAGAAGCGAGCTGTTACGTGAATTAGGGGAAGTTGCCGGATCATGGCGAGACGTTCCTGGCGACGCAATGAGACTCGCTTATTCCCTGCTGAGAGACCGGCGCGGTTACCGGCTTTCGTAA